A section of the Phaseolus vulgaris cultivar G19833 chromosome 8, P. vulgaris v2.0, whole genome shotgun sequence genome encodes:
- the LOC137826672 gene encoding ankyrin repeat-containing protein ITN1-like isoform X2, with the protein MMNPDVEVSDDSNIEIIISRDYLSYEQTDPPVATSHAVTPISDIYRCALRGDWSEMEAIVRNDPDSVRIKLTETGDTALHVAAGAGNTNFVKELTNLMKTEEQLIPNSEGMLAVHLAALSRHHTIVKHFCSYRLLHGMAYKDVEKLFFMTIDNDMFDLASEIIGEYPRLSTARNEEELTALHMLARKPSEVLRVNKGRGIALLERIWSEVERLEIEDLFAFITRPSVLLSDAIKSESYHHEVINTFLEMVMNIDPRDAWIPYGPKLKERSPNGRNLLHLLFLHRRYQIFNEIFIKFLSNRIENLLLVGDDEGNNVLHLAALFPIQFQSFSGLSPYIQMQREVAWFKKAQESVPRELRSVKNEKGMTPIDVFYDEHNQLSKDIKETAKGIADSGMIVATLVATVAFAAALTVPGDKNNTWFIVFIFTNAVALFTSSASILSFLSNFTSSRFAQSEFVISLHPSLTFGRVLLIISVAAMVLAFIAASFLVFAHTTKWVSYIVAPLGVFALLLFLLFQSKFCDDHFWSRYYRPKLE; encoded by the exons ATGATGAATCCTGATGTGGAAGTTTCGGATGATTCTAACATTGAGATTATAATATCACGAGATTATCTGAGCTATGAACAAACTGATCCCCCTGTTGCTACTTCACATGCTGTCACACCAATATCAG ATATCTACCGGTGTGCATTACGGGGTGACTGGAGTGAAATGGAAGCCATTGTTAGAAATGATCCAGATAGTGTACGCATTAAATTGACTGAAACAGGGGACACAGCTCTTCATGTAGCAGCAGGTGCAGGGAACACTAATTTTGTTAAAGAGTTGACTAATCTTATGAAGACAGAAGAGCAGCTAATACCAAACTCCGAAGGGATGCTTGCAGTTCACTTGGCTGCTTTATCTCGCCACCACACAATAGTCAAACATTTCTGCTCATATCGTCTGCTTCACGGAATGGCTTACAAGGATGttgaaaaactctttttcaTGACCATTGACAACGACATGTTTG ATTTGGCCTCTGAAATTATTGGAGAATATCCCAGGTTGAGCACTGCAAGAAATGAAGAGGAGCTAACAGCATTGCATATGCTGGCGCGGAAGCCTTCAGAAGTTCTAA ggGTGAACAAGGGTAGGGGTATTGCATTGCTGGAAAGGATATGGAGTGAAGTTGAAAGATTAGAAATAGAAGATCTTTTTGCGTTTATTACTCGACCCTCGGTATTGTTGTCTGATGCAATAAAATCAGAAAGCTATCACCACGAAGTAATAAACACTTTTTTGGAGATGGTCATGAACATAGATCCCCGTGATGCATGGATTCCCTATGGACCGAAGCTTAAAGAACGGAGCCCTAATGGACGGAACCTACTGCACTTGCTTTTTCTACATCGACGTTATCAAATCTTTAATGAAATCTTTATTAAGTTTCTAAGTAATAGGATAGAGAACTTACTACTAGTAGGGGACGATGAAGGTAACAACGTTCTACACTTGGCTGCGCTTTTTCCAATTCAATTCCAATCATTCTCAGGTTTAAGTCCATACATCCAAATGCAAAGAGAGGTCGCCTGGTTCAAG AAAGCTCAGGAAAGCGTTCCTCGTGAATTAAGGAGTGTGAAAAACGAGAAGGGGATGACACCCATTGATGTATTTTATGATGAACACAATCAGTTATCTAAAGATATCAAAGAAACAGCCAAAGGAATAGCGGATTCTGGGATGATTGTGGCAACGCTTGTTGCTACCGTAGCATTTGCAGCTGCTCTCACTGTTCCTGGTGACAAGAACAATACCTGGTTCATTGTCTTCATCTTCACAAACGCAGTCGCATTATTCACTTCTTCCGCGTCCATACTCTCTTTCTTGTCAAATTTCACTTCTTCAAGATTCGCACAAAGTGAATTTGTCATATCATTACATCCCAGCTTGACTTTTGGACGTGTGTTACTAATCATCTCCGTTGCTGCTATGGTTCTGGCTTTCATTGCAGCATCCTTTCTCGTATTTGCTCACACAACCAAGTGGGTTTCTTATATAGTGGCTCCACTGGGGGTTTTCGCATTACTTttgtttcttctctttcaatctAAGTTCTGTGACGACCACTTTTGGTCCAGATACTATCGTCCCAAACTTGAGTAA
- the LOC137826672 gene encoding ankyrin repeat-containing protein ITN1-like isoform X1, with the protein MMNPDVEARDESNIEIIIPRDDLSHDQTHPPVATSHAVTPSSDIYRCALRGDWSEMEAIVRNDPDSVRIKLTETGDTALHVAAGAGNTNFVKELTNLMKTEEQLIPNSEGMLAVHLAALSRHHTIVKHFCSYRLLHGMAYKDVEKLFFMTIDNDMFDLASEIIGEYPRLSTARNEEELTALHMLARKPSEVLRVNKGRGIALLERIWSEVERLEIEDLFAFITRPSVLLSDAIKSESYHHEVINTFLEMVMNIDPRDAWIPYGPKLKERSPNGRNLLHLLFLHRRYQIFNEIFIKFLSNRIENLLLVGDDEGNNVLHLAALFPIQFQSFSGLSPYIQMQREVAWFKKAQESVPRELRSVKNEKGMTPIDVFYDEHNQLSKDIKETAKGIADSGMIVATLVATVAFAAALTVPGDKNNTWFIVFIFTNAVALFTSSASILSFLSNFTSSRFAQSEFVISLHPSLTFGRVLLIISVAAMVLAFIAASFLVFAHTTKWVSYIVAPLGVFALLLFLLFQSKFCDDHFWSRYYRPKLE; encoded by the exons ATGATGAATCCTGATGTGGAAGCTAGGGATGAGTCTAACATTGAGATTATAATACCACGAGATGATCTGAGCCATGACCAAACTCATCCCCCTGTTGCTACTTCACATGCTGTCACACCATCATCAG ATATCTACCGGTGTGCATTACGGGGTGACTGGAGTGAAATGGAAGCCATTGTTAGAAATGATCCAGATAGTGTACGCATTAAATTGACTGAAACAGGGGACACAGCTCTTCATGTAGCAGCAGGTGCAGGGAACACTAATTTTGTTAAAGAGTTGACTAATCTTATGAAGACAGAAGAGCAGCTAATACCAAACTCCGAAGGGATGCTTGCAGTTCACTTGGCTGCTTTATCTCGCCACCACACAATAGTCAAACATTTCTGCTCATATCGTCTGCTTCACGGAATGGCTTACAAGGATGttgaaaaactctttttcaTGACCATTGACAACGACATGTTTG ATTTGGCCTCTGAAATTATTGGAGAATATCCCAGGTTGAGCACTGCAAGAAATGAAGAGGAGCTAACAGCATTGCATATGCTGGCGCGGAAGCCTTCAGAAGTTCTAA ggGTGAACAAGGGTAGGGGTATTGCATTGCTGGAAAGGATATGGAGTGAAGTTGAAAGATTAGAAATAGAAGATCTTTTTGCGTTTATTACTCGACCCTCGGTATTGTTGTCTGATGCAATAAAATCAGAAAGCTATCACCACGAAGTAATAAACACTTTTTTGGAGATGGTCATGAACATAGATCCCCGTGATGCATGGATTCCCTATGGACCGAAGCTTAAAGAACGGAGCCCTAATGGACGGAACCTACTGCACTTGCTTTTTCTACATCGACGTTATCAAATCTTTAATGAAATCTTTATTAAGTTTCTAAGTAATAGGATAGAGAACTTACTACTAGTAGGGGACGATGAAGGTAACAACGTTCTACACTTGGCTGCGCTTTTTCCAATTCAATTCCAATCATTCTCAGGTTTAAGTCCATACATCCAAATGCAAAGAGAGGTCGCCTGGTTCAAG AAAGCTCAGGAAAGCGTTCCTCGTGAATTAAGGAGTGTGAAAAACGAGAAGGGGATGACACCCATTGATGTATTTTATGATGAACACAATCAGTTATCTAAAGATATCAAAGAAACAGCCAAAGGAATAGCGGATTCTGGGATGATTGTGGCAACGCTTGTTGCTACCGTAGCATTTGCAGCTGCTCTCACTGTTCCTGGTGACAAGAACAATACCTGGTTCATTGTCTTCATCTTCACAAACGCAGTCGCATTATTCACTTCTTCCGCGTCCATACTCTCTTTCTTGTCAAATTTCACTTCTTCAAGATTCGCACAAAGTGAATTTGTCATATCATTACATCCCAGCTTGACTTTTGGACGTGTGTTACTAATCATCTCCGTTGCTGCTATGGTTCTGGCTTTCATTGCAGCATCCTTTCTCGTATTTGCTCACACAACCAAGTGGGTTTCTTATATAGTGGCTCCACTGGGGGTTTTCGCATTACTTttgtttcttctctttcaatctAAGTTCTGTGACGACCACTTTTGGTCCAGATACTATCGTCCCAAACTTGAGTAA
- the LOC137826673 gene encoding ankyrin repeat-containing protein At5g02620-like, with amino-acid sequence MLAVHLAALSGHHRIVKHFCSQQHLLDKMAYKDIQKLFFMTIGNDMFDVALCVFKACPLELRTARDEEQLTALHMLARKPSTVLSMELEDDKVSGGSGIVLLREIWAEVGKLRREEISTLITEPSVALFDAINSENDNQVINTFLERIGIFTTVKDPKGRNPLHLLFLHRRYEIFKWHENEWKEQLRAVDSGGNNVLHLAAHLPPQLQSFSGLKASNQMLIEVKWFKNVERNIPVEFRSSRNKEGKRPVDVFYDEHNQLSKDIKETAKGIADSGMIVATLVATVAFAAALTVPGDKNNTWFIVFIFTNAVALFTSSASILSFLSNFTSSRFAQSEFVVSLHPSLTFGPVLLIISVAAMVLAFIAASFLIFAHKTKWVSYTVAPMGVFALLLFLLFQSKFCDDLFWSRYYRPKLE; translated from the exons ATGCTTGCAGTTCACTTGGCTGCTTTATCTGGCCACCACAGAATAGTCAAACATTTCTGCTCTCAGCAACATCTGCTTGACAAAATGGCTTACAAGGATattcaaaaactctttttcaTGACCATTGGCAACGACATGTTTG ATGTGGCCCTTTGTGTATTTAAAGCATGTCCCCTTGAATTGAGAACTGCAAGAGATGAAGAACAGCTAACAGCATTGCATATGCTGGCGCGGAAGCCTTCAACAGTTCTAA GCATGGAATTAGAGGACGACAAAGTTAGTGGAGGATCGGGTATTGTATTGCTGAGAGAGATATGGGCTGAAGTTGGAAAATTGAGAAGGGAAGAGATTTCTACGTTGATTACTGAACCCTCGGTAGCGTTGTTTGATGCAATAAATTCAGAAAACGATAACCAAGTAATAAACACTTTTTTGGAGCGTATTGGTATATTCACGACCGTAAAGGACCCTAAAGGACGAAACCCACTGCACTTGCTTTTTCTACATCGACGTTATGAAATCTTTAAGTGGCATGAAAATGAATGGAAAGAGCAGTTACGAGCAGTAGACAGTGGAGGTAACAATGTTCTACACTTGGCTGCGCATCTGCCACCTCAACTCCAATCATTCTCCGGTTTAAAAGCAAGCAACCAAATGCTGATTGAGGTCAAATGGTTCAAG AATGTGGAGAGAAACATTCCTGTTGAATTCAGGAGTTCCAGAAACAAGGAGGGGAAGAGACCAGTTGATGTATTTTATGATGAACACAATCAGTTATCTAAAGATATCAAAGAAACAGCCAAAGGAATAGCGGATTCTGGAATGATTGTGGCAACGCTTGTTGCTACCGTAGCATTTGCAGCTGCTCTCACTGTTCCTGGTGACAAGAACAATACCTGGTTCATTGTCTTCATTTTCACAAACGCTGTCGCATTATTCACTTCTTCTGCGTCCATACTCTCTTTCTTGTCAAATTTCACTTCTTCAAGATTCGCACAAAGTGAATTTGTCGTATCACTACATCCCAGCTTGACTTTTGGACCTGTGTTACTAATCATCTCCGTTGCTGCTATGGTTCTGGCTTTCATTGCAGCATCCTTTCTGATATTTGCTCACAAAACCAAGTGGGTTTCTTATACAGTGGCTCCAATGGGGGTTTTCGCATTACTTttgtttcttctctttcaatctAAGTTCTGCGACGACCTCTTTTGGTCCAGATACTATCGTCCCAAACTTGAGTAA